The following DNA comes from Silurus meridionalis isolate SWU-2019-XX chromosome 14, ASM1480568v1, whole genome shotgun sequence.
CTCTGGGAGGTGCTAAAGGACCCTTCAGACCAAGACTAAGGTTCAAGAACAGCTTTTTCCTGACAGCTGTTCCTGTTTCCCCATAGCCTTCATGTTTGCACTCTCTATATCATTTTGCACATGTATATAACTGTGGCAGCAGGGCAAGGCTGAGGGGGGGGCAAGCAGTACGAATCACACACCTGTTGGGAATGTATCTAATCAGTGTTTTGCAGTGAGTGGGGGGAAAAGATAAGAGGAGTGAAAGAAGAAcgctgagaaagagagagagacacagctAGATGTGTGCGTGTACGCAATGCAAGAGAAAGTTAAAGTAACTAAAAAGGAAACCTGTTCTTACAAAACTGGTCACCGCCTCACTATCCTTCCGTCCCCTGACCTGTTCGCGCTCCCACAATAACCTTTTCATAAACACTATATAATATCTCCTTCATTGTACTTATTTGTGTATAACATctccaggttacatatgtaaccatggttccatAAGGGAAGGAGACGCTGcttcaacaacgctttgggaatgattCCGCATTGTCCgccaccggcggggtgacgtcatgaccagaaAGCTATAAAAGCTCATGGAGTGAAACTgacgctagcttctgaaaagtggaggaagcgctgcagggatgcaagcagtgtggcatggagatgcagcgtctcgttccatGCGGAACCATGGTTTCATACATAACCTGGAgatgttccccttcaggaactggGCACAGCTTGGTCGAAAGACaaaggggccaggagtggcactaaggtcaaggctaTAAAACCTGGCAAAGTTTAGCAGGTTGGACAAGTCTGCAAcattgcagatgtcttggagtGAAACTCTAGAGTTAAGTGAGCTCTGAACCCGaaaggagcggggagaccaggtGACTGATAAGAGGATAAAATAGCGTCCACAATACATCTGATGAGTGTCTGCTTGTTTACAAGGAGACCTCTCCTCAGAGGGcaatagcagacaaacagctgctctgacttcctccaAAGCTCCGTTCTGTGTCCAGTGCTAGATCGTACTGGAGGCCTCAGCctctgggcccacaggaggatctgacgTGCCAGCTTGTATAGGAGGCGAGATCACAAACCACCCCTGATGTTTGATGTAGGAAACCACTGAAGTGTTGTCCGTACAGACCAACACATGGTGGCCTCTGAGGTCTGGAAGGAAATGCTTCAGAGCTTGAAGCACGGCCAGAATCTCTAGGCAAATGATATGTCACATCTGATGAGGCCTTCCCCAGAGACCTTGGGTGAAGCAGCCACTCGTGACTACCCCCACCCCGTGAGAGACACGTCTGTCGTAAACATTACGTGAAGAACAGGAACTCCCAGCATAAAGCTggccgtgccctgaagcactgagtgtggcagggttaacagaccAGCTCCCTGGGGCGGTATACTGAGGTGCACAGTGCCCCTTCCCAGTGGGTTTCCCAGATAGTCCTATATCAGGACTGCACCACAGTGACAGCGGGGCCAGAACTGCAAGGGACGGGAGCACCCCCGTTCCTAGAAGAATGCTCTCGAAGAGCAGAGCGTTCGCATCCGCTCCGCTCCCAAACAAACGACACATAGGCCGTGCGTATCCCCCCCATAATATAGCAGGGGCAAGGAGAAACACACAGCTAAAACAAGTGCTTCGCTTTCTTTGTcgctttaattttcttttttttctcacttttcaaAGAGGATGCTGGGATTGGCTGTGACAAGGTTCGTTTTGCTTCCCGTATCTCCCTCATGGCCGTTTCTCAGTGGTGGAAGATTACACCTGGAAAACAACAGAAAGAAGAAGTAAATTAGAAgggatttttttaaagtgtattgTTTGTCATTGTGTGttcagattattatttattattttgattctCTTTCATGGCTTAAACTGTTCTATGTAAATCAGCATCACACCTGATGACATAGGAAGCAGAGTCGATTTGTTTTCCACAGCTGCTGTTGGCTAAGATGCCTCCATTGCCAACTACAGAACATGTGTCCCATGGTGCATTTTCAAAGGGGCTATCCTAAACACGGGTACACACAGTACAGGGAGTTTTAgcattatacatttattgtagTCATACAGTATTCCATGTGCATATTTCTGTTACATCATACCTTTGGAAATAAACCGAATAGGTCGGGGTTCACcttcattatcttttttttatctgcatcATAAGTAATATTTGCCCCCAAAGGTGAGTTGACCTGTGTGACCACTGCATTGGAAATGGCATTGCAACTTTTGCTAAGCAGTGacctaaagcaaaaaaaaaaaatgcacaaacaaaaaagaaaaaaacatccttattttctttatgtacattattCAACAGCTGTCTGTGAAGATTCTCGGTCATCCAAGTGCTTTTATCTGGAAGTTGACTCAGAGGTTTATCAGACTAGACTATCTGGTTAGATCGAAACAGTTCACATTATCTGCTTAGAGTGAAGCGTTTAAACAAAAGCAGATAGAAGTCGAGTTGTAAAAATATTTGCGGAATTGTTCTTAAACCTGAGGGTTATTGAAAGGCCTCTGATCCTGCTATTATACTACACATATATTGCAAGAGCTCTAGTGTATTTGTTAATGCAATACCTGTTATAACCTCAGGATCACCACCTGTAGCCCTCAGTAAAGTTTCATTATGGTCTTGTATTTAAAGacctatttaaaattattagtTTGGTCCCCATTTCTTAGAAAGCATGAACACGCTAATGTTTTAGACTATCATTAATTCCAGTAGCTAACAAAGTTGGATGGGGAGCAGgccaaattatatttaatggTAAATTTAGTTTaggatattacatttttttcttctcaggaCTTTTCCaatctgtttatctgtttaagcatttaaaatattatcgtAGAGAATAGACCCATGCTGACTGCACTGTCAAATATTGGGACCTGTGTGTTTGTTACCTATAGGTTTGGaagttcttttcttgttttatccAGCTGGTCGAATAACTCGTTAGCAGTTTGTCaataattgcattttttctGGAACATAAACCCATAAATTGacgataataaaaaaagcagtgaTAAGGGACAgtatcatgaaacaaaaatcataaatcataattttatagtAATGTATTTGACATGACTATACATGTTTTTGCTTTAAGTTTCCATTCTCACTTTCTGTTTGCAGGCTTTTGTTTAACATTCTGTAGATCACTGgcagctgcatcactgtgaACAGACCAACAGACAAAGAATCACTCAGAAGCAAGAGCAAAAATACTCATATTTTGTgtgtacaacaaatacataGTGTAAGAGTGCCCAATTAGAGTGATTACAATTTTCACATTTAGGATTAAATTGGATCCAGATTCTACCAggtagaaaatatttttttaatatacatttataaaaatttatatacagtcaacccccgataattcgcAGTTTGGAACTCACGACTCTGAAATTTGtcggttctcatttggaacctaactaacaacaagtaatgaattaattaaaatttgtgGGAATCCGCAGCAGGACCAAATGTTCTGGAACGTCAGGAATAACTTTTATTAACATCAAGAGATCATTAGGCCCCACCTTTTATTTACACAAGGAACTGGTAATGGAAACGGAATAATAATactgatgataataataataataattgcaatattataataattattattacattattgcaattatcattattactgttttgCCAGGCAGAAATCAGAATCCATGTGCCCTTAAAATAGTGTGAATTCCATAAGTTTTTTATTGCATAAACCCAAACAGAGaagtgtttattataaaaaaaaatttatataataaaaattatggaATTTACCTTATTCTAAGGGCACATGGAAGCTGATTTGTGCCTGgcaaaacagtaataataataataataataatgataataataataataataataataattattattattattattattaatattattattaatattgttattgttattttattattttattatttttaattgcataatttttttataataaacatttctttgttTAGTTTACATTTCTATTGGTTCTTGGAGTTTCAGATTGTAGAggatttaaaatcatttaaagaaaacaactaaaatgggtttttaataatttattgtgTAACAATGATTGGTGCAATGTGCTGTGTATGCAAACTGTCTGGTATTCTCATTTGCTTTTTGCAGGATTATGTTTCATGTCATGTGAAATGTTGAGAGCTGCATTAAGCGAATTATGAAATTCAGTATAAAAAGGTGAAACAAAGTGAGTGTGTTTCAACAAGTAAAGATCTATATATCTTACATTCTGTTAAGCTGCTCTAAGTAAATATCATTTGTTAAAGgcgctatacaaatacatttttgaattaaataaatgattttttaaagcatgaacAATGTTAGCATTAGAAACCTCAGTTTCTTTTGTTGAATCATGATACAATTACTATTGTTGAAACACACTCACTTGGTTTAACCttttaattacacaaaaaagACAGCATTCCACTAGAGCTTTGTGTGTTGCATGGAATATATGAGTAATGCTTTCCTAACAGGAATAGCAGGTATCGTGCCATTAAGGTGAGGCACGTCACTATTTGAAACATTTCAACAGCTACTGATGTTAGCTCTTATAACTATATAGTACAAAGCTATCTAGGTAGTAATTAAAATTTTGcaataataaaagatttttaaagataaaataaaataattttttttgcaaaggttTTACAATATGTTTACAATATTCttcttctcattattattagaACGCGACtgtgttgtccatgctctgagtaatgagtctaatcagtcaaaattaaaGACAGACTGTCACAGGCGgtgtgacgtcacgaccagggaGTATAATGTGCACCTTTATAGAAGATGGCTTCAGCTTctttttgttcatgaagcgGCGATGCTTGGGTCGCTTGCTTGGGAGCGGAGCACACTAGATCAGTTCCCAAGGAAGCCCTGCATGCTGCGCGGATTGGGCATGCACCGCATGCTTTGTGTTCACAGGTCTATGCGATCGCTTCGCTCCTGCTCATCGCGGTTTGCAAATATATCTCGCAGAGCTTTTGGAGATGGCCTTGCCCCTTTCTCTTGCCTCACCTGCTCGGTTGAGCTCCCGTTCACAGGCGCCGGAAGCGGTAAAGTGGTCTCTCTGTCAGacagagagtccgggttctacagccggggGGTTCTCTCGGAAGGGCAATCCCCTCCGCACAATCAAGGTCACACGGCGATGCCTACGTGCATTAGATGCATGAAGAGAGCCTGGTTCCTATTCCAAAGTCCCGTGTTGGGAGTTCCTGGTCATCGCATTGTGCTTACAACGTATGCGTTTCTCACGGGACGGGGAGCAGTCATGAGTGGCTGCTTTGCACAAGGTCTATGGGACAGTGTCCATCTGAGGTGGCACATTAATGGCCTACaaatgctggccatgcttctggATTTGAAGCATTTCCTCCTGGACCTCAGAGGCCATCACGTGTTGGTCCGCTCGGACAACACCTCGGTGGTCTCGTATGTCAACCACCAGGAAATTCTGCGTTCgtgccccctgtacaggctggcatgccagatcctcctgtgggcccaggggatGCTCCTCTCCTTCAGAGTAGCTTATAACCCAGGCCGCTTGAACGAAGCAGAGATCCAAGCCCAGGGAAATTCGGTACAGCCCAGGTAGACCTGTTCGCGTCTTTAGAGACGTCGCACTGCCCCCTATAGTTCTCCAAATATCCACCAGCCCTGTTTGGACTGGATGCTATGGCGCAACCGTGGCCGAGGCTGCGTCTTTTTGCCTTCCCCTCGTCATGCTGCTCCTGGGAGTTATGGACAGAATTCACCATCTCCTCCTGGTCCATTTCCTCCTGGTAGCCCCGTGgtggccccagaccaggagaggTTGAACCAGCTGTGCCCGGTCCGAGCACTGGACTGTTATGTCTACCATACGAGTCCCTGGAGAAGTCAGAACAACTGTTCATCTGCCACGGCCCTCCGAGGAGAGGCCATTCTGCTCATACGCAGACGCTCAGTAGGTGGATAATTGACGCTATTGCATCTTCTTtcgagtcctctggtctccccgctccatttggggtcagagctcacccAAACCGGTGTGGCAGcttctaaggcttggtcctctgaaGTGTCCCTCCGAGACTTCTGCAACGCTGCGGGGTGGTCCACCCCGCTCACCTTTGCCAGGTTTTACAACCTTGACCTCTGTGCCACTCCCGCCACCTCTGTCCTTTGACTcagttgtgctcattcacactagtcagggaaTGGTCAGTGTGGTGTTATTGGATTCTCGTTCCCAAAGTATTCCGATGCACCTTGAGTTCCTAGAAGGGAACATCTTTatgttccctgagggaacgagacgctgcgtctctagCCACACCTCCAGCACACCTTCAGCACTTCCTTTACGGTTACAGAAGCTAAAGCCGTTTTCTCTCCAGGTGCGCTTTATACTCCCTGGTAGTGACATCACCCCGCTGGTGACAGCCTGTCTTAAATgttgactgattagactcattacTCAGTGCATGGACAACACAGTcacattcccaaagcgttctgATGAGGCGTCTCATTCcttcagggaactagggttacatgcGTAATCTAGAGACGTTTCttaacattacatttcttaatttatgaatttttttttatttacaatctatgtttgtttttgtttttttaattgtttattggTGTTTCCAATTGTAGTGAAAAGTGGGTCAAGaatgttttatataacattAATTGGTGCACTGTGCAGAATATGTGAACTGTGCTGCATTCTCACTTGCTCTTTGCAGGATTTTGGTTAATGCTAGGTGGGATGTAAAGAGCTGCATCACTGTGGGAAGACAGAGAAAATCACGTATGGCAATaatgaaatactgtataaatcaaCATCAATACAGCATAAATCAACattcatgtttataaaaaacCCTGGTTATTtttacagtggtcccccggttatcgaacttAATTCGTCCCTTAAAACCGTTCGAAATCCGATATGTTCCAAAAACCGGacctaattatcccataagaaataatggaaaaccaattaatccgttcccgaactccaccaatacccaataattaacaattttttCCTGGTTTTAGCCGTATTAATAGTCAGGAatcccccctgccacgccccatacggtggctgtcatggtgcttcagggaatgcccttttccttcgctcatgcgtgccccgcccacattgagctcatcgcaatcgggcttcctccgtaaagcaccatggatattatttatggactgccttttgccggattatcccgatctctgtgggtattttgtgttggctcagtaaaagtataaattaacaactttacaagagtaagaaacaaaatgattactgtactgaccgctaaatatcactaatattgttcacaaacagaagttgcGATAGATGCTTACTCAGCGATGGTTAAAGCGGAAGCAGTCTTTCCCCTCGCGCTGGGTTGGGCAGCGTGGGTGGCGTTCGataactggaactttgttcGTTCACCGGACCGAAAATTCGTTCGGAAAACCGTTCGCTAACCGGAATGTTCGATATCCGAGccgttcgataaccgggggaccactgtatttacttacagtaaaattataattttgttgACAGATCTAAAGCAAAGAacgctaaagaaagaaaaattatctAAGGAAAGTTCAATCTTTGAGAGAATTTTTAAACCAGTAAAGACAAcagtatgaataaaatatatgataGGCTAATatcataaacaaaaataatacctAATTAGTGCAATCAAGATTGGATATTGCTTGTACAAGCCAATTGTCATTTCAcaaatatatatgcatttaataatgaataatggatTTACTGCCCACTTGATTAGGTCTTGTTATTTTAGAGTTCAATTCCACAGAAACAtttgaatatatgtatatataaattaaaacatataCAGTCATTCCAGTCTAAAATATGCATTGtaaattgtaataattatataatttaattataaattgtcAGAACTGGTAAAAATTACTGAAAGCTGTTAATCC
Coding sequences within:
- the LOC124396777 gene encoding alpha-2,8-sialyltransferase 8F-like isoform X2, producing MSKNRTFICQQSDAALYIPPSINQNPAKSNDAAASDLQNVKQKPANRKKNAIIDKLLTSYSTSWIKQEKNFQTYRSLLSKSCNAISNAVVTQVNSPLGANITYDADKKKIMKVNPDLFGLFPKDSPFENAPWDTCSVVGNGGILANSSCGKQIDSASYVIRCNLPPLRNGHEGDTGSKTNLVTANPSILFEKYRALNEKRRKFVEDVQIYEDALLMLPAFSYRQNTAVSLRALYSLEDFRTPGPRPVFANPEYLSNLAAFWRGQGIHSYRLSTGIMMASLALELCNNVHLYGFWPFGTHPYTGQQLTNHYYDNRPANNRVHTMPAEFEALLNLHNKGVIHLHLGECTK